A window of Thiovulum sp. ES genomic DNA:
CCTCTTTTGTTCCAATAATTGCTGAATGTAATTTCTCTTCTCCCTCATGAATGTGTCTTTGAATATTTTCAGAAACGATAATTGCATCATCAACAAGAACTCCAAGAATCAACAAAACACCTAGAAGTGTCATAATATTTATTGAGTATCCGAGCAGATATATTGTAATTGCACCAATCAAAAATGTTACAGGAATTCCAATTGTAACAACAAAAGCAACTCGTGCATTTATAAGAATTAGAACCGTAAGACCAACAAGAATTAGACCAACAAAAATTGATGAAACAACTGTGTTTAAACGATTTCGCACAAATTTAGATGCATCATTGTAAGTGTCAAGTTTTAGGCTTGGATATTTTTTTTCTAACTCTTTTAGTTTTTCTTTGACATTTTCAGCAAGTGCAATTGCATCGCCACTCTCATTTTTAGCAACACCCATTTCAATATTTCGTTCGCCGTTGAATCGAGAAATGACGTCAATCTCTTTATATTTTCTTTCGGCTGTTGCAATATCTTTAAGGATGAGGTTTTGCCCACCAATTGAAATTCTTGTGCTTAGAATTTCCTCAATATTTCGGTTTCCGTTTAGAGTTGAAATGAAAAGATGATTTGATTGTTCCTCAACTTTTCCTGCGGGATAGATGTAAGAAAATTTTTGGAGTTCCCCAATTAGTAGCGATTTGTTTAATCCAAGCATTTCAATTTTTTTAGAATCGAGTTTGATTTCTAAAACACGGTCATTTTCAGCATATAAATTTACATTTGCGACACCTTCAATTGAGAGAATTTCCCGCTTAATATCTTTTCCCATACGAATCATTGAATCCATGGTTTCAGTATTTGAAGAAATCACAACTGCAAGAATTGGAATTTGAATTGTTACTTTTTTTGCAACAGGCTCATTCATATCGGAGGGAAAAAATCGCTTAACATTTGAGATAATATCTTTGACATCATTTAAAGTGTCGTCAATATCTGTGCCTTTTTCAAGTGTGAGAAAAATTGAAAACTTGCTATTTTTGATTGAGGATTGCATTTCACTAATTCCGTCAAGAGAACGAAGCTCATCTTCAATTTTTGTAACAGCCATTTTGTCTAAAATATCGACACTTGTTCCAGCATAACCGCCACTAATAAGAATTTTATCAAGTTTGAGAGGCGGAAAAACATCTTTTGGCATCATCGAGTAACTTAGCATACCAAGAATCGTGATGAAAATCATAATTGTGTAATTCAATCTACCGTGGGTAAGAAAGAATTTGAGAAGTGAATTCAAAAAAATCTCCTATTTTTTGCGAATTGTAACAGAGGAAAAAGAGACCTTTTAAAAAAAATAATAAGTTAGAATCCCTCAAAAATGTGGTTATAGAAAATGTCAAAAAACAATTTAGAACCAATAAGAAAAGTAATCGAGGGAAAATTTAGATCTTTTTTTTATAAAAGTGTAACTTCGATATCCGTTTCATTCGTGGTTATATATTTTATAACTATAACATATATAACAGATACTTCTCAAGAATCAATTTTAAAAGATGCAAAAGCTTATCTTGATCATGTTGCAAAAGAAGAGACAGCGAAAATTGGAATTAATTTAGAGAGTGTGAAATACAGTTTAGATAATGTTAGAGAGTCTATGCAACACTATTACGAGAATCCAGATTTATATAAAATTGAGAATAGTGATTTAAAAATTGATGTTCTGGAAAATGGAATTATGTATAAAGCGGAGAGAAATGGTGGAGCGGATGCTTTTTATTTGCCGACTTTTGAGAAGCTTGGTGAGAGACATGAAAACATTATTAGAAGCACGGAGTGGTTTGACCAATCTATAAAATATGGAGTTGAATCAAACAATGCAGTTATTGCAGGTTTTTACATTCAAAAAGACCAACTTTGTCGTAGGTATCCTGCAATTGATTTTCACACTCTTGTTGAGCCAGATTGGGATCAAACAGAATTCGATTTTTATTACAGTGCCGATGAGGTGCATAATCCATCAAGAAAACCGCTCTGGACAGAAGTATATTTAGCTCCACCTGTTGAAGTTGGCTGGGTCGCTTCATACATAATTCCAATTTACAAACAAAATGAGTTAATGGGAGTTTTTGGATACGACATTCCAATTAATAAAATTGCCACCGACTTACTAAACATTGAATTGCCGTGGAAAGGTTTTTCAATTGTAACCTCATCGACTGGTATGACTTTTGCGATAAATGAAGAGTATGGAAAATTTTTAGAACTCTCAAAATTGACAGAAGAGACTCTTCAAGGTCAAGATGTTATTTTTCAACCAGAGGGACACAATCTTTTAAATCACAAAGATGAAAAAATTAGCAAACAGTTCAAAAAATATTTTAGTGATGAAAATGAGAATTCAAGTGGGGAATTTTTCTACAAAGGAAAAAGCTTCTTAGTAAAACAGACAAATATCCCATATACTGATTGGAAAATTTTCCTTGTTGTTGAAAAAGATGATGTTTTAAAATCTTCAAATGAGATTGTTGATTTTGCATTCAATATTAGTTATTTAAGTTTTGCGATACTTTTCATATTTCTTTTGATTTTTGCAAAATTTATCAAGAAAAAATCTTCTGAAGTTTCTCAAACAATCTCAAATCCAATTTCCGATCTTTCAGAGAGAACAAAAATTTTCTATTTAAATGAAGAAAATAGTATTAAAAGTGATGTTTTAGAGATAAATTCGCTTGTTGATAATTTCAATAAAATGGTTTTTGCTCTTCGAGAACATCAAGATAACTTGGAAAAAACTGTTTTAGAACGAACAAAAGAACTTGCCGTTCAAAAAGAGAAAGCTGAAGAAGCAACAAAAGCAAAATCTGAATTCCTCGCAAATATGTCGCATGAAATACGAACTCCAATGAATGGAATTATCGGAATGTCCCATTTAACTCTTGAGACTGATTTAAATAGAGAACAGAGAAATTACATTGAGCGAATTGATTATAGTGCAAAATCCCTACTTGGAATTATTAACGACATTCTAGACTTCTCAAAAATTGAAGCTGGAAAACTCGATATTGAATTTATTGAATTTGATATGTTTGAAATGATTAATGGTGTTATAAACCTCATCGATTTTAAAGCACAAGAGAAAAATCTTGAGCTGATTGTTAGTTACGATAGAAGAATTTGCCAAATTTACGATGGCGACTCTCTCCGAATTTCTCAAATTTTAATAAATCTTCTTGGAAATGCAATCAAATTTACTGAACAAGGTGAAATATATTTAAAAATTGAGAGAAAAGAGAACCTTTTCCAATTTGAAGTAAAAGATACAGGAATTGGAATGACTCCTGAACAACTAAAAAGACTTTTTAGTGCATTCTCTCAAGCCGACGGTAGCACAACTCGAAAATATGGTGGAACTGGTCTTGGTTTAACAATTTCAAAACAGCTTGTTGAGTTGATGGGTGGAAAAATTTGGGTTGAAAGTGAATTTGGAAAAGGGAGTAGTTTTATATTCCAAATTCCGCTTAAAGAGATCACAAATTGCAATAAGAAGATCACTCTTTTTGAAAATAAAAAAGTTCTAATTGTTGATGATAATAATACTTGGCATGATGTTCTTGAGGAGCTTCTGAAAAAATATAGTGTCGATATAGAACACTCTTTTGATGGAGTTGATGCTATTTCCAAAGTAAAAAAAGAGAGTTTCGATCTTGTTTTGATGGATTGGAATATGGTTGGAATTGATGGAATTGAGACCGTGAAAAGAATTCAAAAAGAGGTTGAGATTCAGCCTAAAATTGTTATGGTTACAGCTTATCGTCAAGATTTAATCGAGAAAACTGCAAAAGAGACGGGTATTAAGCATTTTCTACATAAACCGATAAATCCATCATTTTTAAATGATATTTTGCAAAATATTTTCTTAAATAGGGAAATCTCAAAAGAGATAAATAAAAAAGGAAATAGTCGAGCTGAGATTTCAAAACTTCGAGGTTCAAATATCCTACTTGCGGAAGATAATCAGACAAATCGAGAAATTATTATTGGTCTTCTTAAAAATAGTGGAATAAATATGGACATTGCTACAAACGGAGCTGAGCTTGTTCAGAAATTCCGAGAGAATCCTGATAAATATGAGTTGATTTTTACAGATTTACAAATGCCAATTATGGATGGTTTTGGAGCTACAAAAGCTATTCGTGAAGTTGATTCTGAAATTCCAATTATCGCACTAACTGCAAATGCGATGAAGTCTGACATTGAAAAAACTAAAAAAGCAAAAATGAATGAACACTTAAATAAACCTATTGAAGTTGAGAAATTTTACGGAACTCTTCTTAAATATTTGAGTGTGAAAGAGGACGAAGTAAAAGTTGAAATTGTAGAAGAGAAAGATGAATTTGACTTGTCGAATTTGGAGTTAAAAACTCTTGATGTCAAACAGGGAATTGAAAATATCACTTCACAAAAAGTTTTCTTAAAAGCGATTCAAAATTTTATTGATGATTATAAAGACTTGGTTTTAGAAAATTTAAGTGATGAAGAACTGATGAGAACTACTCACACAATTGCAGGACTTTCTGGAACTATTGGGGCAGAAAATTTAAGTAGAATCGCTAAAGAGCTTGAATTAAGTTTAAATAGAGATTTAGTTACTGAATTTAATAAAAAATTAAGTCCTGTTTTAGAGGATATTGAAAATATTCTTTCACATATTTCTAAAAAGACCTCATCGGAAAAAGAGTTAGATAGTAAAAAAAGAGGCGAATTTATCGAAGAGTTAAAAGCCCATCTTAAAAAACGAAAGTCGAAAAATGCTTTCCTAATTATTGAAGAGTTGAAAAACTATAAGTTGGATTCTGATGATGAAAATCTTTTTAGAGAGATTGAACCTCTTATTGAAAAACGAAAATATAAAGAAGCATTAATTAGGATAGAAAAGTGAAAAAAAATATTTTAGCAATTGATGACACTCCAACAAATTTAGATTTTCTTCTTGAATTTCTTGAAGAGTACGAGGTTATTGATACTGTGGATGGTTTTGATGGTTTAGAAATTGTCAAAGAGGAGAAAATCGATCTTGTTCTCCTCGATATTGTTATGCCAGAAATCGATGGTTTTGAGGTGTGTCGAAGACTTAAAGCTGATCCAGAAACAAAAGATATTCCAGTGATTTTTCTAACTTCAAAAACAGATTCAGAAAGTATAAAAACCGCTTTTGAAGTTGGTGCGGTTGATTATGTAACAAAGCCTTTTAAAAAAGAGGAACTGCTCTCCCGAGTAAATACACATTTAAAACTTTCAGATCAAAAATCCCAGCTTGAGAATCTTCTATACAATATAAAAAGTTCAATTGCATATGCTTCAATTATTCAAGAGGCAATTATTCCAGAAAAGGAGATACTTGAAAAATATTTTCGTGAAAGTTTTGTTTTTTGGAAACCTCGTGATCTTGTTGGCGGAGACATCTATTTTATAAATGAATTAAACAGTGGCGATGAGGTCTTAATTATGGTAATTGACGGGGCGGGACATGGAGTTTCTGGTGCATTTGTTACGATGCTTGTAAAAGCGATTGAGTCTCAAATTATCGCAAAAATAAATAGTGGAAAATTAGAACCGAGTCCTGCAAAAATTTTGGAGCGATTTAATGTAAATTTAAAGACGATGCTAAAGCAAGATAAAGGTTCAAAATCCTCTGCGGGTTTTGATGGCGGAATTCTCTATTTTAATAAAAAAACAGGAGTTTGCAAATTTGCTGGTGCAAAATCAAATCTGCTTATTAAAAAAGATGGTGATTTGGAGGTTATAAAATCAGATCGGAAAAATGTTGGTTTCCCACGGACAAAAATCACACAAACTTACACGGATCATGAAATAGAGATTTCAAGTGGTTTGCAACTCTACCTAGCAACAGACGGTTTTACAGATCAGGAGTTTGAGAACTCTACTTATGGAATTAAAAACTTTAGAGATCTGCTCTTGGAAAGTTCAAATCTTTCAGCGGAACAGCAGAGCAAAAATATTGAATCTGAGTTTAAAAAGATAAGAGGTGAAAAAGAGCAAACTGACGATGTTACTGTTCTTGGAATCCGTTTTTAAGCAATTGATTAATATTTACTAATCAAATTAAAAAAAGGAAAAGTCTTGAAGTATATTTTTATATCAATTGTCGAGCTTTGTATTCTATTTGCAAACAAAGTTAAATAATATTGACGAGAATTTCAATACACTTAAAAACCAATACAGTGTTAAAAAGAGCAGAAATGACGGGCTTCTTGGAGACTTAATCAATTCAGATGACAAAAACTCTCAATGCTAGAATCTATTTTTATTTAAAGGAGTATCAAAATGACAAAATTTATTGATCCACTTACAGATTTTGGTTTCAAAAGAATTTTTGCAAACGAAGAACACAAAGAAATTACTATTGATTTTTTAAACTCAATTCTCCAGTTAGAAGTTCCAATTATCTCAATTGAATTTCAAAATTTAGAAAAAGGTGGATACAACTCAAAAGAGAAAAAATCTATCTTTGATATTTTTTGCATTGACAAAAATGATAGAGAATTTATCGTTGAATTGCAAAGGGCAGACCAGAAACATTTTGTCGATAGAAGTCTATTTTACACTTCAAAACAGATCGTAAATATGGGAATTAAAGGAACTTGGGATTACGAAATTAAGCCTATTTATTTTATTGGCATTATGGATTTTTCTCTTTTTCCTGACGAAAAATATATAAGATATGTTTCTCTAAAAGATGAAGAAAATCTTGAAATTTCAGAAAAACTAAAATTTGCTTATGTTGAATTGAAAAAGTTTGACAAAAAATTATATGAACTGCAAAATTGGGAAAAATGGATTTTCTTTTTAAAACATCTTTCGGAATTTGAAGAGAAAATATTTCAGTCTGAACCATTTGAAAATGCTTTTGAAATAGCTTATTTCTCAAATTTAGACGGAGAAGATTTAGTAAATTATGAACTCGATTTAAAAGATCGACGAGATAGATTTGCTGAAGAAAAAACAGCTTTTGAAAAAGGGGAACTTTCTGGTGAAAAAAAGAAACAACTCGAAATTGCAAAAAATTTACTAGATGTTTTAGATATTAAAGTTATCTCTTTAAAAACAGGTCTTTCAGTTGAAGAAATCAACGAAATAAAATAGTGAGGATTCCTGCAAAAGCAGAAATTATTACAGAAATTTTAAAATCCTTGTCGGAAACGAAAAGGTTGCAAGTTGAGGCAAAAGTTCCTTCTCTTGCAGATAGAAGTCGTCAGACCTTATCATAATTAATTCTAAGAAAAGTTGTTTAGCTGGTTCTAAACTTGCTTTTTTAGTCCGTATTTATGAAAAGCGAAGCCTCTTCCATACCCTGAATTTATTTCAGGGTTGGGAGAGGTAGATTTCACCTATTTTAAGACTCTTTTCTGAAATATCTCATTTTCAAAAACTTTTTTTGGAACAAGATGAGATACATCTCCGCCATATCGCAAAATTGTTCTGACAACTGAAGAGCTTACAAAAGAATCGCCCAGTTTTGAATTCAAATATATTGTTTCAATGTTGTTGAAAATAGATTTATTTGCATAATGCATATCTCGTTCATACTCAAAATCGACTCCGTTTCTCAATCCACGAATTATAAATTTTGTCTCATTCTCTTTTAGAAACTCAACAAGCAGACCATAGAATGGTTTCACTTCAATATTGTTTAAATGAGAGAGTGAAATTTTAGAGAGTTCAACTCTCTCTTGAAGTGAAAACATCGGTTTTTTCTCTTTTGATTCAGCAACAGCAATTGTGATAGAGCCGAAAAATTCTAAAGCTCTTTCAACAATATTTATATGTCCTCTTGTCATTGGATCGAATGTTCCAGAATAGACTACTTTTTTCAATTTTTTCTCAACTCTATCAAAAATTTAGCTCCTTTTTCGCCATTAGAAACAGAAAGTTTTCCTTTCATATTCATTTCAATTACCATTTTAGCCATATATAATCCAATACCTGTTCCAAAAGCTTGATGTTTTGTAGTGAAATATGGTTGAAAGATTTTATCTTTTAAATCTTCAGGAATTCCGCCACCGCTATCTTCAATTGAAATTTTTATAAAATCAATATCATCAACAATATCAATTCTTATATATTTTATATCTTTACCTGAAACAATATCAACTGCATTTTCAATAAATACAGAGACCAATTTTTCAAACTCTTTTATGTATCCATTTAAATCAACTGATGAGGTGCATTTGAAAAATTTAATACTCTTTTCATTGATATTAAAACTTATTTCACTATTTTCACTACTTTTTGAGCGAATTATTTTTGCAATAACATCGCAGACTGAAAATATATGTTTCTCCTCTTCTGGTTGGAAAATAAGTCGAAACTGATCAATCATTTCTGACATATCTTGTAAAATCCTATTGACATGTTCGTATGTTTCATCAAGATATTCGCTTGTCAATTCATCATACTCATAAGCTTCAACAATGTCATAAACAGAAGTTGAAAGAACAGTTAAAGGCTGTCTCCAATGGTGAGCAATTAAACCTATCATCTCTGTAACAACTTGCAATTTTTCATCTGCTAGAAGCTTCTCTTTTTCAATATTTTCTCGAGTAGAAAGAATCATCAAGTCAAATGATTTTGATAATTGTCCGACCTCATCGTTGCTATCAATGCCAATTTTTACAGAGTAATCGCCGTTTATAACTTTTTCAGAGAGTTGCGACATTTTACTAATTGGAAAAAGAATTGAGCGGAAAAGATAAACCATAAAGATTAGTAAAAGAATTCCAATAAAAAATGAATTTATAAGCAAAATGGTTCTTATTTGTCCTGAACCCTCATTTAATTCATCAAGATAAGCACTTGAACCAATATACCATTTCAAACCATCATGATAATTCATCCAAGAAACTTTTTTATATATAAAGTTCTTCTGATCTTCTGGATTATCCCAGCTGTAATAGAGAGTTTTATTAGGTGTGTAAAAAGCATCTTCAAGACTTTTTGCCATTGTTTTATCATTATCTGGATTTTTTAAGTATTTAA
This region includes:
- a CDS encoding cation/multidrug efflux pump (PFAM: AcrB/AcrD/AcrF family) → MNSLLKFFLTHGRLNYTIMIFITILGMLSYSMMPKDVFPPLKLDKILISGGYAGTSVDILDKMAVTKIEDELRSLDGISEMQSSIKNSKFSIFLTLEKGTDIDDTLNDVKDIISNVKRFFPSDMNEPVAKKVTIQIPILAVVISSNTETMDSMIRMGKDIKREILSIEGVANVNLYAENDRVLEIKLDSKKIEMLGLNKSLLIGELQKFSYIYPAGKVEEQSNHLFISTLNGNRNIEEILSTRISIGGQNLILKDIATAERKYKEIDVISRFNGERNIEMGVAKNESGDAIALAENVKEKLKELEKKYPSLKLDTYNDASKFVRNRLNTVVSSIFVGLILVGLTVLILINARVAFVVTIGIPVTFLIGAITIYLLGYSINIMTLLGVLLILGVLVDDAIIVSENIQRHIHEGEEKLHSAIIGTKE
- a CDS encoding pantetheine-phosphate adenylyltransferase (PFAM: Cytidylyltransferase~TIGRFAM: pantetheine-phosphate adenylyltransferase, bacterial; cytidyltransferase-related domain) translates to MKKVVYSGTFDPMTRGHINIVERALEFFGSITIAVAESKEKKPMFSLQERVELSKISLSHLNNIEVKPFYGLLVEFLKENETKFIIRGLRNGVDFEYERDMHYANKSIFNNIETIYLNSKLGDSFVSSSVVRTILRYGGDVSHLVPKKVFENEIFQKRVLK
- a CDS encoding signal transduction histidine kinase (PFAM: HAMP domain; Cache domain; Histidine kinase-, DNA gyrase B-, and HSP90-like ATPase) produces the protein MFKSAIVKKTLLLAFFLLVIQFLVVYFYILPLNREHNYKLMENHGKEVLNRVYEVVDDYYKEIVFHKKEIIYNKKEEIKNMVDLSIEVINNLYNASLNGRISKEEAQRLAKEFVDSFRYENNNYIWIVSKNHNFISHPIKKDIESGTVLLDKDEDKILKNIIYRAIRIKDGYYSYQWKRAGGSDKKEKTSYFKLFSEWDWIVGTGFYTDDIEREMESRKNALSKKIEKIIIETRIGETGYIYIFNKEHQMLYHPNRYILGDRFKYLKNPDNDKTMAKSLEDAFYTPNKTLYYSWDNPEDQKNFIYKKVSWMNYHDGLKWYIGSSAYLDELNEGSGQIRTILLINSFFIGILLLIFMVYLFRSILFPISKMSQLSEKVINGDYSVKIGIDSNDEVGQLSKSFDLMILSTRENIEKEKLLADEKLQVVTEMIGLIAHHWRQPLTVLSTSVYDIVEAYEYDELTSEYLDETYEHVNRILQDMSEMIDQFRLIFQPEEEKHIFSVCDVIAKIIRSKSSENSEISFNINEKSIKFFKCTSSVDLNGYIKEFEKLVSVFIENAVDIVSGKDIKYIRIDIVDDIDFIKISIEDSGGGIPEDLKDKIFQPYFTTKHQAFGTGIGLYMAKMVIEMNMKGKLSVSNGEKGAKFLIELRKN
- a CDS encoding signal transduction histidine kinase (PFAM: Cache domain; Histidine kinase-, DNA gyrase B-, and HSP90-like ATPase; Response regulator receiver domain; His Kinase A (phosphoacceptor) domain; Hpt domain), whose product is MSKNNLEPIRKVIEGKFRSFFYKSVTSISVSFVVIYFITITYITDTSQESILKDAKAYLDHVAKEETAKIGINLESVKYSLDNVRESMQHYYENPDLYKIENSDLKIDVLENGIMYKAERNGGADAFYLPTFEKLGERHENIIRSTEWFDQSIKYGVESNNAVIAGFYIQKDQLCRRYPAIDFHTLVEPDWDQTEFDFYYSADEVHNPSRKPLWTEVYLAPPVEVGWVASYIIPIYKQNELMGVFGYDIPINKIATDLLNIELPWKGFSIVTSSTGMTFAINEEYGKFLELSKLTEETLQGQDVIFQPEGHNLLNHKDEKISKQFKKYFSDENENSSGEFFYKGKSFLVKQTNIPYTDWKIFLVVEKDDVLKSSNEIVDFAFNISYLSFAILFIFLLIFAKFIKKKSSEVSQTISNPISDLSERTKIFYLNEENSIKSDVLEINSLVDNFNKMVFALREHQDNLEKTVLERTKELAVQKEKAEEATKAKSEFLANMSHEIRTPMNGIIGMSHLTLETDLNREQRNYIERIDYSAKSLLGIINDILDFSKIEAGKLDIEFIEFDMFEMINGVINLIDFKAQEKNLELIVSYDRRICQIYDGDSLRISQILINLLGNAIKFTEQGEIYLKIERKENLFQFEVKDTGIGMTPEQLKRLFSAFSQADGSTTRKYGGTGLGLTISKQLVELMGGKIWVESEFGKGSSFIFQIPLKEITNCNKKITLFENKKVLIVDDNNTWHDVLEELLKKYSVDIEHSFDGVDAISKVKKESFDLVLMDWNMVGIDGIETVKRIQKEVEIQPKIVMVTAYRQDLIEKTAKETGIKHFLHKPINPSFLNDILQNIFLNREISKEINKKGNSRAEISKLRGSNILLAEDNQTNREIIIGLLKNSGINMDIATNGAELVQKFRENPDKYELIFTDLQMPIMDGFGATKAIREVDSEIPIIALTANAMKSDIEKTKKAKMNEHLNKPIEVEKFYGTLLKYLSVKEDEVKVEIVEEKDEFDLSNLELKTLDVKQGIENITSQKVFLKAIQNFIDDYKDLVLENLSDEELMRTTHTIAGLSGTIGAENLSRIAKELELSLNRDLVTEFNKKLSPVLEDIENILSHISKKTSSEKELDSKKRGEFIEELKAHLKKRKSKNAFLIIEELKNYKLDSDDENLFREIEPLIEKRKYKEALIRIEK
- a CDS encoding response regulator containing a CheY-like receiver domain and an HD-GYP domain (PFAM: Response regulator receiver domain; Stage II sporulation protein E (SpoIIE)): MKKNILAIDDTPTNLDFLLEFLEEYEVIDTVDGFDGLEIVKEEKIDLVLLDIVMPEIDGFEVCRRLKADPETKDIPVIFLTSKTDSESIKTAFEVGAVDYVTKPFKKEELLSRVNTHLKLSDQKSQLENLLYNIKSSIAYASIIQEAIIPEKEILEKYFRESFVFWKPRDLVGGDIYFINELNSGDEVLIMVIDGAGHGVSGAFVTMLVKAIESQIIAKINSGKLEPSPAKILERFNVNLKTMLKQDKGSKSSAGFDGGILYFNKKTGVCKFAGAKSNLLIKKDGDLEVIKSDRKNVGFPRTKITQTYTDHEIEISSGLQLYLATDGFTDQEFENSTYGIKNFRDLLLESSNLSAEQQSKNIESEFKKIRGEKEQTDDVTVLGIRF
- a CDS encoding putative transposase or invertase (TIGRFAM: conserved hypothetical protein (putative transposase or invertase)); amino-acid sequence: MTKFIDPLTDFGFKRIFANEEHKEITIDFLNSILQLEVPIISIEFQNLEKGGYNSKEKKSIFDIFCIDKNDREFIVELQRADQKHFVDRSLFYTSKQIVNMGIKGTWDYEIKPIYFIGIMDFSLFPDEKYIRYVSLKDEENLEISEKLKFAYVELKKFDKKLYELQNWEKWIFFLKHLSEFEEKIFQSEPFENAFEIAYFSNLDGEDLVNYELDLKDRRDRFAEEKTAFEKGELSGEKKKQLEIAKNLLDVLDIKVISLKTGLSVEEINEIK